The Brettanomyces bruxellensis chromosome 8, complete sequence genome segment GTCAGCCTCCTCTCACCAATGCTAGAATGCTTGACAAGTTGGTCGGTGCCATTGAGGACAGTAGTATCAATCcaacatttatttttggtcATCCTCAAATCATGTCACCTTTAGCTAAGTACGATAGAGAGATCCCTGGTCTATGTGAGAGATTCGAAGTTTTTGTTGGAACTAAAGAGATTTGTAATGCTTATACGGAGTTGAATGATCCATTCGATCAGCGTAACAGGTTTGAAGAGCAAGCTAAGCAAAAGGCGCaaggtgatgatgaagctCAATTAGTTGATGAAACTTTCTGCAATGCTTTAGAATATGGTCTTCCACCAACTGCTGGCTGGGGTTGTGGTATTGATAGATTGTGTATGTTCCTAACAAACAGCAATACTATCAGAGAAGTGTTACTTTTCCCAACCTTGAAGCCAGATGCTCTGGTCAaaggtgaagatgatgagtGAACAAGCAGTATTGGGTGACTTCCCTACATATTATAGTCAAGCTATTtcttttatgcttttttttaatatacTGGACTGTATAGTTTTGTTGCTGCTAAAATAATTGCCTAGCTTGGTGATGAAAGTATCTCTCAATGGATTACGTATGGAGGATAGATGTTGGTGAAGTAGTAGTTTCAATATGGTGCGTGTAAAGAATGCTTCACCCTTTCGCAAAATATTTGGCCAGTGAGGAAAAAGTAGGAATACTCATATATTAGACGCATTAGAACCACAAGAACATAATTTACATTTCAACTCGTAATTCATTTCTAAAGTTATAAAAAAACATATAATAGGTGTACACTTCTAAATACCCCAATTTCTAAAAAAACGTTTTATTAGTTGTCGGAATAACAAACTAGGAAATTTCCGGTTACATATTTCGTCCAATGTTTATTTCGGCCTCATCCTGTTAGTTCGacatatttaaatattgcTTAGTATTAAGCAACTATAATTATATACTCTTAAATATTATCCTTTGTGTTAAAGTTAatgttaccagatttatatagtatttcgatatttattgtagtatgcAATATAGTGTATGTGTAATGATATacaaaaagggaatatcttcactttatatagatgtagCTCTCGTattaatcagatgatataacaataacatctttccttacttgaactccattgttcgagagcATCATCGTTTTGACACTTTGAAATCATAACTTACTTTTAGATGGTGATAATCTAGTAGAAAGCATATATTTTAGGCAAATTCTGAGTAAAATACATCAACTGTGTATGATAAGGAATTTGCGAAAGTATAATTCTCTGTATTTATAAAGTAACTTTTTTATGTGTGGTTATCGTCTCTGGTACAAAGGAATGAACCCTGAGCTCCTGTTTTacaatacaactagttcaACCTCATTTGATAGTgggaaaataagaagagtAAAttcgttttcttcttatccaATCCATATGTGATTGCTAAAAAGTTAAAGACATTAACACCATATGCGGGCTACTTGGTAgatttatatttatcattttaGACAGCATACCTTACAGTTGTCTGAACCTTTCCATCTTCTAAGTTCTTGTTAGTTCGATTGAAGAAGGGGTATGATAGCTATAGCCCGGAAGTGAATTATGGCATCCGTCTTAACTCCTACAATATTATTATCTATGATGCCGGTCATGAAAAAGAACGACGATTATCGGaggtgaagatattcccttgTATTTATACTAAAGCATACATTCAGGTTATATTTTACAATAAACATCGAATACTATACTAAATCTAGtaatattaatattaatgaaagtaaattcatttttctctatCACGACAAATGAACAATACTCAGGATATTAAAGATATCGTTATAAGCACACGTACAACAACgtacatatatattcatattctGGTTTACCAATTTTGTAATTATCCGAACTTTGCTGACCGTGCACAACATTGCTATCAAtttgtcggacatatgagaatattacctagtattaggtaatctattattatatgtcattagatttatttgttttgagatctgaacttattctaaaataacgaagatttagaataatatctaatagagacaatcctggataaaatgcactaactgtgtatgttagggaatcagcagaaaaataattatgcgcgatcataattctgtttctgagaattaaatctttttttttattatgtatgattacctcactttattttcctttttatttttactttactttacctctttttatataacttgtttcttctacgaagggacgagacccgatagcctattttgcaatacaactagttcgactccactttgatggtaacagagtaaaggaagtaaattcattttcttctatggtgatacatacacaattgttagaatgttaaaggcattaacattatcacacagaccacttggtacatttatatccacccacttaggtaaccgaccttacaattgtctgaatctccccgactgctaggttcttattagttctattaaagaaggagtttgatagctaaagcccgggagtaactcataaggtctctcttaactccgacacAATTTAAGTAGAAAACAAATTGAATAACTAATCCTTTGAGGTAACTTATAAGATTTTTCTTAacgacaacaacaacttgGAAATAAACCCGTAAGTCcatttctcctttttttggaGTAATAATTCTTTATATTATAAATTAGGTAAGCTTccaaatatttgatttcGGGTTCGTGGTGCAATGGTTAGCACGTTACCTTCCGGAGGTACATGGTTGTGGGTTCGAATCCCGCCGGgcccttatttttttgcactatttcttttttgattttttttttttgattgtCGGGAATCTCTCGAAGTCATGCTCTAAGGTCTCAGGTAATTACGGATCTAATTAAAGACATGCGCTGAAAGATTTAACTAACAACTTCTTGATCACTTCATACACGCTATTTATGCTTTCAgtatttcaaaagaaatcctatttttatttgcaGGTTCAATCGTTCTCGAAATTCAAATGACGGGCATTAAACAAGACAAGAATTATAAAATACTCTGTACATATGTGGTAGACATCCAAAATTGTTTTCTGACTCGTCCCCCTTTCTCGATGCGGATTTAAAGATGAACAATTACTACTAAAACTGTACGTGTTCAATTGTTTTCAATCTTCTAATTATAATTGTTCAAGTGAACGGAGGCAGGCGTACTTTTCGGTGTGCTTTGTTATATTGCCGTTGCTCTAACAATAAACAGTACTTACTTCTTGGTAATGTGGATAATTAAGACAGTAGCCGAAAAAGAGgattaataaaaaaaaaacaaaaaaaaactttgaCGCCTCACTTACATATGATAATACAGATCTGTGTTTCCGAAATTTTCACTGCATCTTGATATCACGTATTCCTTAGATCTTTTCACTTCTACCTCTTCTTTAATGACATCAATACATCATTTTTGTGCTCGTTAAGAATAAAGACGAATTTCTGGGACCGTGGTAACCTTGGGAAGATCGTTTAGATAATTGGACGTTAATCAAGTGCATTCCGGTTATCCAGCCATTAAAAAGTAATTTAGAGTCATGTGTGGAATTATAGCTTTAGTCTGTTCAGATCCGGAAGTTAACTGTGCATCGGAGCTTTATGATGGCTGCCTTTATCTTCAGCACAGGGGTCAGGATGCTGCGGGTATTGTGACGTGTGGTGATGGTGGACGTCTTTATCAATGTAAAGGCAATGGCATGGCAAGAGATGTTTTCACTAAATcaagaatgatgaaactGGTGGGAAATATGGGTATCGCTCATTTACGTTATCCAACGGCAGGTAGCAGCTCTAATTCCGAGGCGCAGCCATTTTATGTTAATGCCCCTTACGGTATTTCGTTGGGTCACAATGGAAATTTGACCAACGGTGAGGAGTTAAAAAAGTATATGGATGAGGTTGTTCATAGACATATTAACACCGATTCGGACTCTGAGTTGTTGCTTAATTTATTTGCTGCAGAGCTCGCAACTTATGATAAATCTCGTGTTAACAACAACGATATTTTCAAAGCTCTTTCTGGCGTTTATCAGAAAGTTCGTGGCGCTTACGCATGCGTTGCTATGTTGGCAGGCTATGGTGTAATTGGCTTTAGGGATCCTCATGGAATCAGACCTTTGGTTATTGGCGAAAGACTCAAGTCTGATGGTACGAGAGATTACATGATTGCTTCTGAGTCAGTGGTCTTGAAAGCCCACGACTTTAGGGTTTATCGTGACATAATGCCAGGTGAAGCCGTTGTCATTCCAAAACAAACCATGATTCCAGAATTTAGGCAAGTCACACCAATGCAATCATACACTCCGGACATTTTCGAGTATGTTTACTTTGCCCGTCCTGATTCTGTTTTGGATGGGGTGTCGGTTTATCGTGCAAGATTGGAGATGGGTACCAAACTTGCGCAACACATTGAAGCCAGCTTCAGGAAACAGAATATGGATGTACATAAGGAAGTGGATGTTGTTATTCCTGTTCCTGACACGTCAAGACATGCCGCATTACAATGCGCTGTTACTTTAGGGTTACCTTACAGGGAAGGCTTTGTGAAGAATAGATACGTTGGGCGTACCTTCATTATGCCTGATCAGAAACAAAGACAATCGTCTGtcagaagaaagttgaATGCAATGCCATCCGAGTTTTATGGGAAATCTGTTCTATTGGTGGATGATTCTATAGTTAGAGGAACCACATCGAAGGAGATTGTTTCTATGGCCAGAGAATCAGGAGCTAAAAAGGTTTATTTTGCATCTTGTGCTCCAGTCATCAGATATAATCATATATACGGAATCGATTTGGCAGATAACAAACAGCTTGTCGGATTCGGAAAGACAGAGGAACAAATATCGCAGGTTCTTGGCGCTGATAAGGTTTTCTACCAAAAGCTCGAAGATTTGGAGGAGTGTTGCAAAAGAGATAACGAAATCAAGGATCAGGAAATGCGTTTGGCATTGACTCCTGTCATTtctgataatgatgaaaacaTGAAGTCATATATAAAGTCCTTGGACCCAATGCCTGAGTTTGATGGCTTTGAGGCCGGTGTCTTTACTGGAAAATACGTTACCGGCGATGAAACCGCTTACCTGAATTATGCAGAAAAATCTCGAGCCCGCAACGAACAGCTAAAGCAGGTCCAAGCTAAACTATCaaacttgaagatgctTGATTTAGCCGAACTCAAAGCGCCATCAGAAATCAACATATACAATAGTGGTGATTATTGAATATTCAGGACATAGGGTCTgaaagtcaaaaaaaaaacaaaatagaaaaataataataatatgcTCTCATCGAATATGATACATAGCATTGAATAATAGCTTAATGATATAAAAAGTAATGTTCCATAATTCGTATCCGTACACTTCTGATCAAAGCtcaataatgatatattcTTATTGACAGGAACCAGACCggatttttcattctcacCTATAAATTTTAAGctgtattttttcttttttttcacttctaaaaatttttttgaactaATCTGAAATGTCTTCAATTATACTAACATTGGCATACACAAAGAAACTTAAGTCTTGAATGCTTGTACCACATATATCTACATAAAAATGGCAAAAAATCACTTGTCATCCGAGATGGTGGAAGAATCTGATCTTGAAAGCGCCTcatctgatgatgaaatcgTGCAGGAAGAATACGAGCCACCAAGATCCTATGATCAAGTTGATGGACTATCTTTAGTGAAGGAGCTCACACATGATTATCTTAAAGACCATCCAAAGTTACAGCTATGGCTTATAAAGTACCCAGATGAACTTGATGTTTCTCAAATTAAACAAATACCAATTAATAGTATAGGTGATTCAGAATCATTCGACGTCGATAAAAAGTCATTTGATATTGCTGAAGATCTTACTGCAATAGACGACACAAACAATAGTAAGgatcaaaaatattctcTACTTTTACCGGAGAAGTCATCTACTTATACGGCGGAGAAACCAAAGAAGATAACCAgattttttaatatttcagAAAAGATTGAGATTCCAGCTATAGATTGGGATACGGCGATTGCGCAAAAGCCAAAGGTTAAACCCATTGCAAATCTCAGGATGCGCCATTTTCCAACGGGATATTACATTAAAGATTATAAAGAAGCCAAGGAGCCTGTTATCCCTTCtccaagaaagaggaaagcatCGAATGTTCAAGATACAAAAAATCCTTCATTAAACTCTACAAAGGCCTTAGAAGGAGAAACtccaagaaaaaagcatcaccatcatcaccatcatcaccatAAGGAGAAATATCAACAGCACTGATTAATATAGAAAAGTAATGTATTATAGAAtttaagaaagaaaatatataatcAAAACTTgtcttcttatcttcttttattcCCAGTAATCCGACGTAACTATACTCTTCCAGAGTAATCTTTGAGAATTCCCCTCATATGTATATTCGTGATCTTACCACGTCTAggcttcttctgctttcttctctgaATTGGTGCatcctttttgtttctcaAACTTTCAGGATCAACGTTAGTCGGTTTCATTCCATTGCTTAAGAGTGTTTTCACTAAATCAGGGCCTTTGGGCACAGTAACTTTCTCCCACATATCATAGAATTCTTTATCCACTCTATTTCCTACTTTTAGATTCTCAAAGTTGAGCCATATGTGACGAGGAgcattctcttttttggTCTTATGAACGatgattttgttttccttttccaatttcGCTATTGTTGGTAAACACCCATTCCAACCATCTCGCAATTGTTTCACAGAAAGCCCCTGAAAAGTAGGCTGATTTTCCAACACCTTCATAAGATCTTCGGCGGTTTTAATGTTATGCAATGACAAATATTCTAGAGTCTTATTCATAGGGTCATATTTTATTCTATCCACGTTCGAGAGACATTTTAATAACTGTGCATCAACCGGTACATTCATGTGTTGCTCAAGCTCCTTTATACTAATAGGTCTATCGCTTCCCTTTATGAAGTCCGAGGCATTCATCAACCTAATAGAGAGAGATGACCCTGCAGCTAGTGGCAAGGAAGATAAATCTGTGAACGAATCGCTtaaaatattcttcttttgcctCTTCCGTCTTTGACTACTACGATCACCACTATTCCTCTTAGGTCCTGATTTCTTTGACTCATTTCTGCTATCTGATGGCGGTTTCACAATTCTCCTTTGTGCGGGTAATGCAGCAGAAGCACGCTTCAAAGACCTTTTAAAAGCAGTTAACTGGGATGCTAACGTATCTGACATGATTTTGACACTTCAGTACAAGTAGATCAATTTCAAGTCCCTCCAAAAGGCGCCGAGTTGAATTTATTCAAGAATGTAATTAAGAATAGAAGCGCATTTAGAATTTAATCTATGTCTCTTCAGAATATTATGCTTCGTTTCTCTCTCGCGACttacaaaaatatgatgGTCGTCCGTTCGACGCGACTGTACCAGAACGAAGTCAGCGAAACATCAATATTTTATAAGCTCTAAATCAATATTTCGTACTTTTGTTTAAAAATCTATCAACATTATGAACATGGATATACttatttaaaataaaaaaggaatgGTGATTCATGTTGCTTGTTTGTTCTAAACTCTGGATATTCATACAAACTACAGTTGCCCTAGTCAGCGGGTTTAGCTAACTAGGATGAGGCggggaaaaatatgagggaaaattttttgtcaCTACcgaggtgaaaaaaagtataaatacGGAGTGAAAAACCTTTtttaacttgtttcttggtcttttttgaaacttcAAAAAGTAACTCTCTGCACTGGGTGGTAGTGGAATGAAAACGATGACTTATGTATAACACTAATATGTGTGAACGGATTCATTCTTTTATACTGCGTGCCAGTCGGAGGGAGATTGACGTTCCAATAATTGGATTCAGTTTTAAAACCATCGTTGTTGGAGGTCTGCTACATAGTAGTATTGACTCATGAAATAATGATGACCTGATAACTGATACACACTTAGCTCTAGATTTCTTAAGATTTCTTAGACTTGGTAATCGTAAGGGCTCTGATCTTGATCGGCATTGTATGTTCTATTGGCTTCGTATCGCTGTTGTAAACAAcacatctttttttctcctcgtAAATTTGATTGCATGTAAGAATTCTTTGCTGAAAATCACTGCGAtactaatttttttaatttttaattttattcaactttttgacCTTTTTCCGGGGAGAACAAGTGCGAAAAAAGTGCCAACCAAAGTATCTTGCTTTTCTCGTACGTAGACACAATTTGCAATCATCATTATATGCAAGCATACAGACAAGACATATAATATAGTGATGATATCGAAAATGTCGTTTGCATTGAAGAAACCAGTGCTAGCGGCACTAAAGAGTTATCGAGTGTCAAATGTGAACAATTTGTTGGCATCTTCCAGGTGCCTCGGCATTTCAAGAAGCGTTAGATACTACTCACAAAAAGGAGACAGTAAGAAATACAAGTCAATCTTAGATAATgatcttcttgaaaagaCAGGAATTAACACTGATAAGGCTACCAGTAAGGATTCATCTGTCGGTGACATGCttaaggaagaaaagcagaagctTAAACACGAAGcccaaaaacttcatcagGCAGGGAaggaagaaggaaagaagattgaAGAGGAATTCAGTGGCAAAGATACTGATGACGAATTTTCTAGGgcaaaagagagaagaaataatacgAAGTCAACTttagataaaaagaaagagaggtATGAAAACTTATTTTGGTGGTTTGTATTAGGCGGAACTCTAGCTTTCGGTGGATACATGATGAGAAACTgggatgaaaagaaggaacCGGAGCTTTACGTGGCAGAGGAAAATGGATATTCTCCTTTCAAGATGCTTAAAAGATTACGGAAGAGGTTTTCGGGCGTTTCAGGCGTTCTTACCGAACCAGCTTTCAATGACCTACTACCCCCACCACCTCCTGAACCTTACAAGCACCCATTGACATTGGTTTTGGAGCTTGATGACACATTAGTCCATTCAGCATGGGATCATGCAAAAGGATGGAGAACTGCCAAGAGGCCTGGCGTTGACTACTTTTTGGGATATCTATCACAATACTATGAAATTGTTGTCTTTTCTAAGAGCTCGATGGCATTTGCTGAAAACACTATCTCGAAGCTAGATCCTTATCATGCTTTTATTTCGTACTCTTTATTCAAAGAAGTTTGCCGTAcaaaagatggaaagacAGTGAAAGATTTGAGTATGATGAACAGACCACTGGAAAAAATGATCATGATTGATCCTGATCGGGATTGCGCATCTCTCCAACCAGAGAACAACATTCCTTTGGATAAATGGGATGGAAAGAAGGACGATAAACTTGTTGCTTTAATCccatttttggaatacGTTGCAACTCAACCAGTGAAAGATGTCAGGCCAATCCTTGCATCCtttaaagataaaaaaaatatcccAACCGAATTTGCTTGGAGGGAGCATAAACTTCGAGAAGAATGGAACAAACAGCAGAAGGTGAAACAAGAAAACTCTTTCTTGAGTAAGATTCTTGGTATTCCACCATCATTGGGATTCCAATCCAAGATGCCTTTGGATGCTATCAGAGAGGCTGGACAGAAGAACTACGAGAACATGCACAAATATCTACAGGAGAACGGTGATAAAATGttgaaagaagaggaaCAGAAGACTAAGGAAATGCTTGCCGATCAGAAGTTGACTCTCGGAAAGATTGTTACAGAGGGCATGCCTACTGCTGAGGATATTGCTAAGCAACAAGCTCAAGCAGCTGCAGCACCTGCTGATGCGTCAGGATCCAAAAAAGTGTGACTGAATGATTGATCACccttttgaatattgtaTACATATAACggcatcttttttctgatTATGTTTTACTTTCCTTTCATCACTTTCTTTGTACCTTGATTGCGTCGGTATGAGTTTTGCACTGGATGTTACCAGTCCATACTTAGACATTGTATATAGAGAAACGCTAAAAATACTTTATATTGTatgaaaattgaaagatatGCTTATAAAATAGGCATTAAACATAATCCAAGTAGTTATGACATGTCAGCGGATCCGTGAGCTGGTATACAACTAACAATCCATCGTAAAAAATGAGATAAAGTAAGAATCGCCCTTCACATAACTTCTTACAGGTGATCCCGGATAAATACTTGCAACTAGTATGACTCAATGATCCAGATCTATATGTTGTGGGGAGAACAAATTCCTGCCTCATGCCAACAATTCCTCTATACTTTGTTAATCTGAAAATCGAAACCAAACCAACTTGAGATGCAACTATAAAACAATTCAGTTCTGGTATCACCAAACTCAAAGATAGTCGATTACACGAATCCTCGTTTTCATCTCTAGTAGTGAAACCAAAAATATCTGACACGGTCGCATTAAATAACAGTCTGTTAACCCGAAATAAGCTTAGCTGCTTTTTTCCCGTAACTAGAAGAAACTTGTTTTTGAATCGTTTATTATGAGCGATTCCTTGCCAATAACTATCAAACCTTTTTGATATATGCCTTTTTCTCTGACCCCTCTGAAAATCTTCATAATAATCATCATACATCTTTCTTATTCGTCGCATTCGATCAGTTTCCGTTGTAGGAATAACAAAATTTTGGGCAGCCTCTGTCGGAATATAAAAGCATTGGAATTCAGAGGAAAGGCCTAAGTGGCTTGATTTACAATAATTAGATTCTGCATCAAGTAACTCACTTTCACTTAAAATTCTGCTGGCAAGAATGCCATCTTTATCAATCCAAGGATCACCAGTAAGTAATTCAAATGAATTCACTGATTTAAAATGATCTCCGTTCACAAAATTGACGCACCAAATTTCTTCACGAGTCGCCACTCTACTAACAACCTCAGgttttttgaaatcaacCTTTGTTGATAAGTTTCCCCCAGAAATTCGATGTATTATGTTCATAGGAAACTTAAAAACAACAACTTCACCGCTGATAGATCCAGCAGAAACGTAAACTTCCTTCTCATTCTTGATAAAACTAACACTTGGGATGTTATGAAAGAGAGGACGTGTCTTCACTAGGTAGACAACATTCGATTCGTTATAATAGAACAATGTAACTCTTCTACTATTATCAGACACCGCTAAcatatt includes the following:
- a CDS encoding uncharacterized protein (MEROPS:MER0011781~BUSCO:EOG092621CP), with the protein product MCGIIALVCSDPEVNCASELYDGCLYLQHRGQDAAGIVTCGDGGRLYQCKGNGMARDVFTKSRMMKLVGNMGIAHLRYPTAGSSSNSEAQPFYVNAPYGISLGHNGNLTNGEELKKYMDEVVHRHINTDSDSELLLNLFAAELATYDKSRVNNNDIFKALSGVYQKVRGAYACVAMLAGYGVIGFRDPHGIRPLVIGERLKSDGTRDYMIASESVVLKAHDFRVYRDIMPGEAVVIPKQTMIPEFRQVTPMQSYTPDIFEYVYFARPDSVLDGVSVYRARLEMGTKLAQHIEASFRKQNMDVHKEVDVVIPVPDTSRHAALQCAVTLGLPYREGFVKNRYVGRTFIMPDQKQRQSSVRRKLNAMPSEFYGKSVLLVDDSIVRGTTSKEIVSMARESGAKKVYFASCAPVIRYNHIYGIDLADNKQLVGFGKTEEQISQVLGADKVFYQKLEDLEECCKRDNEIKDQEMRLALTPVISDNDENMKSYIKSLDPMPEFDGFEAGVFTGKYVTGDETAYLNYAEKSRARNEQLKQVQAKLSNLKMLDLAELKAPSEINIYNSGDY
- a CDS encoding uncharacterized protein (BUSCO:EOG09262QRH) codes for the protein MSFALKKPVLAALKSYRVSNVNNLLASSRCLGISRSVRYYSQKGDSKKYKSILDNDLLEKTGINTDKATSKDSSVGDMLKEEKQKLKHEAQKLHQAGKEEGKKIEEEFSGKDTDDEFSRAKERRNNTKSTLDKKKERYENLFWWFVLGGTLAFGGYMMRNWDEKKEPELYVAEENGYSPFKMLKRLRKRFSGVSGVLTEPAFNDLLPPPPPEPYKHPLTLVLELDDTLVHSAWDHAKGWRTAKRPGVDYFLGYLSQYYEIVVFSKSSMAFAENTISKLDPYHAFISYSLFKEVCRTKDGKTVKDLSMMNRPLEKMIMIDPDRDCASLQPENNIPLDKWDGKKDDKLVALIPFLEYVATQPVKDVRPILASFKDKKNIPTEFAWREHKLREEWNKQQKVKQENSFLSKILGIPPSLGFQSKMPLDAIREAGQKNYENMHKYLQENGDKMLKEEEQKTKEMLADQKLTLGKIVTEGMPTAEDIAKQQAQAAAAPADASGSKKV
- a CDS encoding uncharacterized protein (BUSCO:EOG09264CND): MSDTLASQLTAFKRSLKRASAALPAQRRIVKPPSDSRNESKKSGPKRNSGDRSSQRRKRQKKNILSDSFTDLSSLPLAAGSSLSIRLMNASDFIKGSDRPISIKELEQHMNVPVDAQLLKCLSNVDRIKYDPMNKTLEYLSLHNIKTAEDLMKVLENQPTFQGLSVKQLRDGWNGCLPTIAKLEKENKIIVHKTKKENAPRHIWLNFENLKVGNRVDKEFYDMWEKVTVPKGPDLVKTLLSNGMKPTNVDPESLRNKKDAPIQRRKQKKPRRGKITNIHMRGILKDYSGRV